The Burkholderia cepacia genome includes a region encoding these proteins:
- a CDS encoding NAD(P)/FAD-dependent oxidoreductase has protein sequence MKIAILGNGILGLMTARAWQQADPGVELVIVGHAHRPGSATRAAAAMLNSFTELEGDSLGTPIDRFKFELSRAATAAWPAVFAEICTPERAVAHGFGTFVLNNAATDALDDENFAAMQRFCREFEEPCEAIDPSGIPNYHPDPRYRALKAVFLKREGWANPKQFLDALTASVAQVGNVRFIDAEVERLDTAGGRVVAARLSDGSVLGADRFILSNGANLTRVLQASLPELPVQRMFYGIGMSVELQSAENVHTHCVRTTNRGLACGVYSAPYGPDRTLVGASNYISPVPHEHGHAGSAYTLLKSAMDQINTRFSRANLVNVNVGWRPTTSDLYPLFGETSVRDLWILGGTKRDGFHLSPVLCRDLVAAMRGQPIDPRYAELAPERKLIRNMTREAAIAKTVRHQINAAYQHDFVPARNRMVEQLRNAMRADLEALHDRLGATDWGIPPELVDMYRYGHIPA, from the coding sequence ATGAAGATCGCAATCCTCGGCAACGGCATTCTCGGCCTGATGACGGCCCGCGCATGGCAGCAGGCCGACCCGGGCGTCGAGCTCGTCATCGTCGGCCACGCGCATCGGCCCGGCTCGGCGACGCGCGCGGCGGCGGCGATGCTGAACTCCTTCACCGAGCTGGAAGGCGACTCGCTCGGCACGCCGATCGACCGCTTCAAGTTCGAACTGAGCCGCGCGGCGACGGCGGCGTGGCCCGCCGTGTTCGCCGAAATCTGCACGCCGGAGCGCGCGGTCGCGCACGGCTTCGGCACCTTCGTGCTGAACAACGCGGCGACCGACGCGCTCGACGACGAGAACTTCGCGGCGATGCAGCGGTTCTGCCGGGAATTCGAGGAGCCCTGCGAGGCGATCGATCCGTCAGGCATCCCGAACTATCACCCCGACCCGCGCTATCGCGCGCTGAAGGCGGTGTTCCTGAAGCGTGAAGGCTGGGCCAATCCGAAGCAGTTTCTCGACGCGCTGACGGCGTCCGTCGCGCAGGTCGGCAACGTGCGCTTCATCGACGCCGAAGTCGAGCGGCTCGACACCGCCGGCGGGCGCGTCGTCGCGGCGCGGCTGTCCGACGGCAGCGTGCTCGGCGCCGACCGCTTCATCCTCAGCAACGGCGCCAACCTGACGCGCGTGCTGCAGGCGAGCCTGCCCGAGCTGCCGGTGCAGCGGATGTTCTACGGCATCGGCATGTCGGTCGAGCTGCAGAGCGCCGAGAACGTGCACACGCACTGCGTGCGCACGACCAACCGCGGCCTCGCGTGCGGCGTGTATTCGGCGCCGTACGGGCCGGACCGGACCCTCGTCGGCGCCAGCAACTACATCAGCCCGGTGCCGCACGAGCACGGCCACGCCGGCAGCGCGTACACGCTGCTGAAATCCGCGATGGACCAGATCAACACCCGCTTCTCGCGCGCGAACCTGGTCAACGTCAACGTCGGCTGGCGGCCGACGACGTCCGACCTGTATCCGCTGTTCGGCGAAACCAGCGTGCGGGACCTGTGGATACTCGGCGGGACCAAGCGCGACGGCTTCCACCTGTCGCCGGTGCTGTGCCGCGACCTCGTCGCGGCGATGCGCGGCCAGCCGATCGACCCGCGCTACGCGGAACTCGCGCCCGAGCGAAAGCTGATCCGCAACATGACGCGCGAGGCCGCAATCGCGAAGACGGTGCGCCATCAGATCAACGCGGCCTACCAGCACGATTTCGTGCCGGCGAGAAACCGCATGGTCGAGCAGCTCCGGAACGCGATGCGCGCGGACCTCGAAGCGCTGCACGACAGGCTGGGCGCGACGGACTGGGGCATTCCGCCCGAGCTCGTCGACATGTACCGGTACGGCCACATCCCGGCATGA
- a CDS encoding tetratricopeptide repeat protein, protein MMPISPATATIEHALAHHQADRLEEAETLYRQILDTDPRHADALHLLGLIGHQYGRYQEASSLIMAAIEVKPEAIYYYNLGNVMQADNRHAAAAECFRLATELRPDYVDAYNNLGNAQRLAGDARAAVDSFCKAISLNADNAKAYNNLANALFDVNEIPAALEAYRHAIALQPELPEPRSNLLFASHYGDAFDHDAYLAEAARYDELVTRRAKPWTDWLVDLTARVGRPLKVGIVSGDLKSHPVGYFIESMLKHLDANRVEMHAYPTRDVEDDVTARIKPTFSTWTCVAGLSDEAAAARIRADRIDVLLDASGHTIYNRLPLFAWKPAPLQASWPGYFASTGVRAIDYVIGDRHVLPPAEAAHFTERPWHLPDSYLCFTPPADAIDVGALPMLANGHPTFGYFGKLAKITDRVVAVWSRVLQAVAGAKLFVKAEHLDDPREQQALAARFAAHGIDASRLILEGRSPRAEYLAAYRRVDLMLSPFPYPGGTTTAEALWMGVPVLCWRGDRFLSHIAESLLHAARLPEWIADDDDAYVAKAVAQTAKPAELAVLRTTLRAQVLASPLCDAPRFARNFEDALHAMWARHVEAAPEASA, encoded by the coding sequence ATGATGCCCATTTCCCCCGCCACCGCCACGATCGAACACGCGCTGGCGCACCATCAGGCCGACCGCCTCGAAGAGGCCGAGACGCTGTACCGGCAGATCCTCGACACCGATCCCCGGCACGCGGACGCGCTCCACCTCCTCGGCCTGATCGGCCATCAGTACGGGCGCTATCAGGAGGCGTCCAGCCTGATCATGGCGGCGATCGAGGTCAAGCCCGAGGCGATCTACTACTACAACCTCGGCAACGTGATGCAGGCGGACAACCGCCATGCCGCCGCCGCCGAGTGCTTCCGCCTCGCGACCGAGCTGCGGCCCGACTACGTCGACGCGTACAACAACCTCGGCAACGCGCAGCGGCTCGCCGGCGACGCCCGCGCGGCCGTCGATTCGTTCTGCAAGGCCATCTCGCTGAACGCGGACAACGCCAAGGCCTACAACAACCTTGCGAACGCACTGTTCGACGTGAACGAGATTCCGGCCGCGCTCGAGGCATACCGGCACGCGATCGCGCTGCAACCCGAACTGCCGGAGCCGCGCAGCAACCTGCTGTTCGCGAGCCACTACGGCGACGCGTTCGACCATGACGCGTATCTCGCCGAGGCCGCACGCTACGACGAACTCGTCACGCGCCGCGCGAAGCCGTGGACGGACTGGCTCGTCGACCTGACCGCGCGCGTCGGGCGGCCGCTCAAGGTCGGCATCGTGTCGGGCGACCTGAAGTCGCACCCGGTCGGCTATTTCATCGAGAGCATGCTGAAGCATCTCGACGCGAACCGGGTCGAGATGCATGCGTACCCGACGCGCGACGTCGAGGACGACGTCACGGCCCGCATCAAGCCGACTTTCTCGACGTGGACCTGCGTCGCCGGCCTGAGCGACGAGGCGGCGGCCGCGCGGATCCGCGCGGACCGCATCGACGTCCTGCTCGACGCATCGGGCCACACGATCTACAACCGCCTGCCGCTGTTCGCGTGGAAGCCGGCGCCGCTGCAGGCGAGCTGGCCCGGCTACTTCGCGAGCACGGGCGTGCGCGCGATCGACTACGTGATCGGCGATCGCCACGTGCTGCCGCCCGCCGAGGCCGCGCATTTCACCGAGCGGCCGTGGCATCTGCCGGACAGCTATCTGTGCTTCACGCCGCCGGCCGATGCGATCGACGTCGGCGCGTTGCCGATGCTCGCGAACGGCCATCCGACTTTCGGCTATTTCGGCAAGCTCGCGAAGATCACCGATCGCGTCGTCGCGGTCTGGTCGCGCGTGTTGCAGGCGGTCGCGGGCGCGAAGCTGTTCGTGAAGGCGGAGCATCTCGACGATCCGCGCGAACAGCAGGCGCTCGCCGCGCGCTTCGCGGCGCACGGCATCGATGCGTCGCGCCTGATCCTCGAAGGCCGCTCGCCGCGCGCCGAGTACCTGGCCGCGTACCGGCGCGTCGACCTGATGCTGAGCCCGTTCCCGTACCCGGGCGGCACGACGACCGCCGAAGCGCTGTGGATGGGCGTGCCCGTGCTGTGCTGGCGCGGCGACCGGTTCCTGTCGCACATCGCCGAGAGCCTGCTGCATGCGGCGCGGCTGCCCGAGTGGATCGCTGACGACGACGACGCGTACGTCGCGAAGGCCGTCGCGCAGACGGCCAAGCCGGCCGAGCTGGCGGTGCTGCGCACGACGCTGCGCGCGCAGGTGCTCGCGTCGCCGCTGTGCGATGCGCCCCGCTTCGCCCGCAATTTCGAGGACGCGCTGCACGCGATGTGGGCGCGCCACGTCGAAGCCGCGCCGGAAGCGTCCGCGTGA
- a CDS encoding UDP-glucuronic acid decarboxylase family protein encodes MNGASVLITGGAGFLGSHLCERLVTAGDDVLCVDNFHTGSKRNIAHLIGRVNFEVIRHDVWLPLYVEADRVFNMACPASPVHYQSDPVSTVKTAVLGAINMLGLAKRCGARILQASTSEVYGDAQQHPQQESYWGNVNPNGPRACYDEGKRCAETLFMDYHRQYGVDIRVVRIFNTYGPRMHAADGRVVSNFVTQALRGEPITLYGDGRQTRSFCYVDDLVEGLVRMMDQDDDTGPMNLGNPSEITIRELAECVLRLTGSKSRIEFRPLPTDDPHQRRPDIGRARQRLDWQPGVQLEDGLKETIAYFRNLVKA; translated from the coding sequence GTGAACGGCGCATCGGTCCTGATCACCGGAGGCGCCGGCTTTCTCGGTTCGCATCTGTGCGAGCGCCTCGTGACGGCCGGCGACGACGTGCTGTGCGTCGACAACTTCCACACCGGCAGCAAGCGGAACATCGCACACCTGATCGGCCGCGTGAATTTCGAGGTGATCCGTCACGACGTGTGGCTGCCGCTGTACGTCGAGGCGGACCGCGTGTTCAACATGGCGTGCCCCGCGAGCCCGGTCCATTACCAGAGCGACCCGGTGTCGACGGTGAAGACGGCCGTGCTCGGTGCGATCAACATGCTCGGCCTCGCGAAGCGGTGCGGCGCGCGCATCCTGCAGGCCTCGACGAGCGAGGTCTACGGCGACGCGCAGCAGCATCCGCAGCAGGAGAGCTACTGGGGCAACGTCAATCCCAACGGGCCGCGCGCGTGCTACGACGAAGGCAAGCGCTGCGCGGAAACGCTGTTCATGGACTATCACCGCCAGTACGGCGTCGACATCCGCGTGGTGCGGATCTTCAACACCTACGGCCCGCGCATGCACGCGGCCGACGGCCGCGTCGTGTCGAACTTCGTCACGCAGGCGCTGCGCGGCGAGCCGATCACGCTGTACGGCGACGGCAGGCAGACGCGCTCGTTCTGCTACGTCGACGATCTCGTCGAAGGGCTCGTGCGGATGATGGACCAGGACGACGACACCGGGCCGATGAACCTCGGCAATCCGAGCGAGATCACGATCCGCGAGCTGGCCGAATGCGTGCTGCGCCTGACCGGCTCGAAGAGCCGCATCGAATTCCGGCCGCTGCCGACCGACGATCCGCACCAGCGCAGGCCCGACATCGGCCGCGCGCGCCAGCGGCTCGACTGGCAGCCGGGCGTCCAACTCGAGGACGGCCTGAAGGAAACGATCGCCTACTTCCGCAACCTGGTGAAAGCATGA
- a CDS encoding tetratricopeptide repeat protein: MDGTAQALQAALAHHQAGRLAEAKALYDAILTAQPGQPDALHFLGLLACQLKQYDAGIALMQQSLVERPDASYFNNLGNMLRECGRLDDAIAHYRRAVALRPDYPEAHNNLGNALRDARDPAAAMASCARAIELRPGYAQAYNNLGNALHDLGEHAAAAASYGKAVAHDPQYAQAYNNLGNALRAQDKLDAAADAYRRALALQPGLHVARHGLGLVQWSQGALDEAVSTLRIAAESGDASVHNNLAGLLRDTGDLDGAAAHFGRAIELDASMAVAHANLSGVRRRQMRYAEALAHAQDAIRLAPDLGDAHNNAGNAYHGLAQLDAAQAAYRTAVALNPADAGACHNLSVVLLKLNRLDEALAYCRRALDAGAPSASMYVNLGDILRAQGNVDAAVPAYRDALARMRDDADDGAAEVLGRLLFSAAASACVSPADYLDDARRYGRHLAARSTRYVHDPRARAARAQGRPLRVGFVSGDLRQHPVGIFLESVLAHLDRTRIDLRVYVTSDEEDAITARLKPHAGGWRSIAGRAPDAAARMIHDDGIDVLVDLAGHTQDSGLAVFGWKPAPVQASWLGFFASTGCDAIDYFIGDACTLPDAEAHHFVEKPWRLPDSWLCFTPPAYDVAVGPLPMAARGHPTFGCFGKLVKIGDDVVRVWSRLLHELPAARLLLKAQELDRASVRDATIARFARHGIDAARLEFEGATPRADYFAAYNRIDVALSPFPYPGGTTTAEALWMGVPVLGVKGSRFVTHICESVLHAAGMGDWIADDEDAYLAKAIDAVRDRERLAALRAGLRERLLASPLCDARRFAAHLEAAFLGMWQRYTDTANEA; this comes from the coding sequence ATGGACGGAACCGCACAGGCATTGCAGGCGGCGCTCGCGCATCATCAGGCGGGGCGCCTCGCCGAAGCGAAGGCGCTGTACGACGCGATTCTCACCGCGCAGCCGGGCCAGCCGGACGCGCTGCATTTCCTCGGGCTGCTCGCGTGCCAGCTCAAGCAGTACGACGCGGGGATCGCGTTGATGCAGCAATCGCTCGTCGAGCGGCCGGACGCGTCGTACTTCAACAACCTCGGCAACATGCTGCGCGAATGCGGCCGGCTCGACGACGCGATCGCGCACTACCGCCGCGCGGTGGCGCTGCGTCCGGACTATCCGGAGGCGCACAACAACCTCGGCAATGCGCTGCGCGATGCGCGCGACCCGGCGGCCGCGATGGCGAGCTGCGCGCGCGCGATCGAGCTGCGTCCCGGCTACGCGCAGGCGTACAACAACCTCGGCAACGCGCTGCATGACCTGGGCGAGCACGCAGCGGCGGCCGCGAGCTACGGCAAGGCGGTCGCGCACGACCCGCAGTACGCGCAGGCGTACAACAATCTCGGCAACGCGCTGCGCGCGCAGGACAAGCTCGACGCGGCGGCCGACGCCTATCGCCGCGCGCTCGCGCTGCAGCCCGGCCTGCACGTCGCGCGTCACGGCCTCGGCCTCGTGCAATGGTCGCAGGGCGCACTGGACGAAGCCGTGAGCACGTTGCGGATCGCGGCCGAAAGCGGCGATGCGAGCGTCCACAACAATCTCGCCGGCCTGCTGCGCGACACCGGCGACCTCGACGGCGCCGCCGCGCACTTTGGCCGGGCGATCGAACTGGACGCGTCGATGGCGGTCGCGCACGCGAACCTCAGCGGCGTGCGCCGCCGGCAGATGCGCTACGCGGAAGCGCTCGCGCACGCGCAGGACGCGATCCGGCTCGCGCCGGACCTCGGCGACGCGCACAACAACGCGGGCAACGCCTATCACGGGCTGGCGCAACTCGACGCGGCGCAGGCCGCCTATCGCACGGCCGTCGCACTGAATCCGGCGGACGCCGGCGCGTGCCACAACCTGTCGGTCGTGCTGCTCAAGCTGAACCGGCTCGACGAGGCGCTCGCGTATTGCCGGCGTGCGCTGGACGCCGGCGCGCCGAGCGCATCGATGTACGTCAATCTCGGCGACATCCTGCGCGCGCAGGGCAACGTCGACGCGGCGGTCCCCGCGTATCGCGACGCGCTTGCACGGATGCGCGACGACGCCGACGACGGCGCGGCCGAAGTGCTGGGCCGGCTGCTGTTCAGCGCGGCGGCGTCCGCGTGCGTGAGCCCCGCCGACTACCTGGACGATGCGCGGCGCTACGGCCGGCACCTGGCCGCGCGTTCGACGCGCTACGTGCACGATCCGCGCGCGCGGGCCGCGCGCGCGCAAGGGCGGCCGCTGCGCGTCGGCTTCGTGTCGGGCGACCTGCGCCAGCACCCGGTCGGCATCTTCCTGGAAAGCGTGCTCGCGCACCTCGATCGCACGCGCATCGACCTGCGCGTCTATGTGACGTCGGACGAGGAGGACGCGATCACCGCGCGGCTGAAGCCGCATGCGGGAGGCTGGCGCTCGATCGCCGGGCGCGCCCCGGACGCGGCCGCGCGGATGATTCACGACGACGGGATCGACGTCCTCGTCGACCTCGCGGGCCACACGCAGGACAGCGGGCTCGCCGTGTTCGGCTGGAAGCCCGCGCCGGTGCAGGCGAGCTGGCTCGGCTTCTTCGCGTCGACCGGCTGCGACGCGATCGACTACTTCATCGGCGATGCCTGCACGCTGCCGGACGCCGAGGCGCATCACTTCGTCGAGAAGCCGTGGCGGCTGCCGGACAGCTGGCTGTGCTTCACGCCGCCGGCGTACGACGTCGCGGTCGGCCCGCTGCCGATGGCGGCGCGCGGCCATCCGACATTCGGCTGCTTCGGCAAGCTCGTGAAGATCGGCGACGACGTCGTGCGCGTGTGGTCGCGGCTGCTCCATGAACTGCCGGCGGCGCGGCTGCTGCTCAAGGCGCAGGAGCTCGACCGCGCGAGCGTGCGCGACGCGACGATCGCGCGCTTCGCGCGGCACGGCATCGACGCGGCCCGGCTCGAATTCGAGGGCGCGACGCCGCGCGCCGACTATTTCGCCGCGTACAACCGCATCGACGTCGCGCTGAGCCCGTTCCCGTACCCGGGCGGCACGACCACGGCCGAAGCGCTGTGGATGGGCGTGCCGGTGCTCGGCGTGAAGGGCAGCCGGTTCGTCACGCACATCTGCGAGAGCGTGCTGCACGCGGCGGGGATGGGCGACTGGATCGCGGACGACGAGGACGCCTATCTCGCGAAGGCGATCGACGCGGTGCGCGACCGCGAGCGGCTCGCGGCGCTGCGCGCCGGGCTGCGCGAACGGCTGCTCGCGTCGCCGCTGTGCGACGCGCGCCGGTTCGCGGCGCATCTCGAAGCGGCGTTCCTCGGCATGTGGCAACGCTATACGGACACGGCTAACGAAGCATGA
- a CDS encoding class I SAM-dependent methyltransferase, with protein MSETPHASLLQEVAAYYSARLAEHGATARGVDWNGETGQFLRFEQLTKILPASGGHSVNDIGCGYGALVDFLKARALPDGFTYAGNDISSDMVDAARQRYRDDANVAFHVGATPQAASDYGIASGIFNVRRGHGDDAWLDYIHATLDTLHETSRRGFAFNCLTSYSDPPFMRPDLLYYADPCALFDRCKRRYSRQVALLHDYGLYEFTILVRKDA; from the coding sequence ATGAGCGAAACCCCGCATGCAAGCCTGCTGCAGGAAGTGGCCGCGTACTACAGCGCGCGGCTGGCGGAGCACGGCGCCACCGCGCGCGGCGTGGACTGGAACGGCGAAACCGGCCAGTTCCTGCGCTTCGAGCAACTGACGAAGATCCTGCCGGCGTCCGGCGGCCACTCGGTGAACGACATCGGCTGCGGCTACGGCGCGCTGGTCGATTTCCTGAAGGCGCGCGCGCTGCCGGACGGCTTCACCTATGCGGGCAACGACATCTCGTCCGACATGGTCGACGCCGCGCGGCAGCGCTACCGCGACGACGCGAACGTCGCGTTTCACGTCGGCGCGACGCCGCAGGCCGCGTCGGACTACGGGATCGCGTCCGGCATCTTCAACGTCAGGCGCGGTCACGGCGACGACGCGTGGCTCGACTACATCCACGCGACGCTCGACACGCTGCACGAGACGAGCCGCCGGGGCTTCGCGTTCAACTGCCTGACGTCGTATTCCGATCCGCCGTTCATGCGTCCGGACCTCCTGTACTACGCCGACCCGTGCGCGCTGTTCGATCGCTGCAAGCGCCGCTATTCGCGCCAGGTCGCGCTGCTGCACGACTACGGCCTGTACGAATTCACGATCCTCGTCCGCAAGGACGCCTGA
- a CDS encoding TylF/MycF/NovP-related O-methyltransferase has product MHESAIITNADGDQLAARRELFDLMQTYPATREELERSLGLFVRGSLLARILATFEVYQRIVPLPGAILDMGTWRGQTAVLCENFRAILEPLNFQRRIHAFDTFTGYTGFAESDARDRKLFSDGTYSLSGEYADLLRKLLNLHERNNAMGHVHDKHRVWEGDCRDTLAAFDEAHPGEMVALAWFDLNVIEPTRHAFEAVMERLVPGGVVAFWQLTRGGQLPAEGIHYLRDLLGNRPHQIHKAAAYPSLCYLSFPEGGGARK; this is encoded by the coding sequence ATGCACGAATCAGCGATCATCACCAACGCAGACGGCGATCAGCTCGCGGCGCGCCGCGAACTGTTCGACCTGATGCAGACCTATCCTGCGACGCGCGAGGAACTGGAACGCTCGCTCGGCCTGTTCGTGCGCGGCTCGCTGCTCGCGCGCATCCTGGCGACGTTCGAGGTGTACCAGCGGATCGTGCCGCTGCCGGGCGCGATCCTCGACATGGGCACGTGGCGCGGGCAGACCGCCGTGCTGTGCGAGAACTTCCGCGCGATTCTCGAGCCGCTGAACTTCCAGCGCCGCATTCACGCATTCGATACGTTCACGGGCTACACGGGCTTTGCCGAGAGCGACGCGCGCGACCGCAAGCTGTTCTCCGACGGCACGTACTCGCTGTCCGGCGAGTACGCCGACCTGCTGCGCAAGCTGCTGAACCTGCACGAGCGCAACAACGCGATGGGGCACGTGCATGACAAGCACCGCGTGTGGGAAGGCGACTGCCGCGACACGCTGGCGGCGTTCGACGAAGCGCATCCCGGCGAGATGGTCGCGCTCGCGTGGTTCGACCTGAACGTGATCGAGCCGACCCGGCATGCGTTCGAAGCGGTGATGGAGCGGCTGGTGCCCGGCGGCGTCGTCGCGTTCTGGCAGCTCACCCGCGGCGGCCAGTTGCCGGCCGAAGGCATCCATTACCTGCGCGACCTGCTCGGCAATCGCCCGCACCAGATCCACAAGGCGGCGGCGTATCCGTCGCTCTGCTACCTGTCGTTCCCCGAAGGCGGAGGCGCACGCAAATGA
- a CDS encoding class I SAM-dependent methyltransferase, which produces MSLTLIDAACPVCAHAVAAPFFDAGACTLATLAWPDSAESARALPRHALEFVQCPRCSHVWNHRFRYDAIPYQSNPNRMFNNGGIWKGHLAATRDLLLGNLCAAPTVVEIGCGEAHFVRGLAQASDGGRFIGFDPNASVGTGNGIEFHARLFEPLADMAAFKPDAIVIRHVLEHLTEPAKLVEQLAWGAASQPNPCWLFAEVPCIDRVFETERLADFFYEHVSQFTTESFRALMARAGEIVTLAHGYDGEVVYALVRLGVPAPVRARAGAAAGFAARTVEHRAGIAQQLAELATSGRRVAIWGGTGKAAAFIHYFDADAGRFPLVVDSDPDKVGTYVPGTGQQIVFRDALKTEPADVIIIPTQWRARDIVAEMSREGIAASAVMIEHGGSLIDFGRDPHPY; this is translated from the coding sequence ATGAGTCTCACACTGATCGACGCCGCCTGCCCCGTCTGCGCGCACGCGGTCGCCGCGCCGTTCTTCGATGCCGGCGCCTGCACGCTGGCGACGCTCGCGTGGCCGGATTCTGCCGAAAGCGCGCGCGCGCTGCCGCGCCATGCGCTCGAGTTCGTGCAATGCCCGCGCTGCTCGCACGTGTGGAATCACCGCTTCCGTTACGACGCGATTCCGTACCAGAGCAATCCGAACCGCATGTTCAACAACGGCGGCATCTGGAAGGGGCATCTGGCGGCCACGCGCGACCTGCTGCTCGGCAACCTGTGCGCCGCGCCGACGGTCGTCGAGATCGGCTGCGGCGAAGCGCATTTCGTGCGCGGCCTCGCGCAGGCGAGCGACGGCGGGCGCTTCATCGGCTTCGATCCGAACGCGAGCGTCGGCACCGGCAACGGCATCGAGTTCCACGCGCGCCTGTTCGAACCGCTCGCCGACATGGCGGCGTTCAAGCCCGACGCGATCGTGATCCGCCACGTGCTCGAACACCTGACCGAGCCGGCGAAGCTCGTCGAGCAGCTCGCGTGGGGCGCGGCGAGCCAGCCGAACCCGTGCTGGCTGTTCGCGGAGGTGCCGTGCATCGACCGCGTGTTCGAGACCGAGCGGCTTGCGGATTTCTTCTACGAGCACGTGTCGCAGTTCACGACCGAATCGTTCCGCGCGCTGATGGCGCGCGCCGGCGAGATCGTCACGCTCGCGCACGGCTACGACGGCGAAGTCGTCTACGCGCTGGTCCGGCTCGGCGTGCCGGCGCCCGTGCGCGCGCGCGCCGGCGCGGCGGCGGGCTTCGCGGCCCGCACGGTCGAGCATCGCGCGGGCATCGCGCAACAGCTCGCCGAGCTGGCGACGTCGGGCCGGCGGGTCGCGATCTGGGGCGGCACCGGCAAGGCGGCGGCGTTCATCCATTACTTCGACGCCGACGCGGGCCGCTTCCCGCTCGTCGTCGATTCCGATCCCGACAAGGTCGGCACCTACGTGCCGGGCACCGGGCAGCAGATCGTGTTCCGCGACGCGCTGAAAACCGAGCCGGCCGACGTCATCATCATCCCGACCCAGTGGCGCGCGCGCGACATCGTCGCCGAGATGTCCCGCGAAGGGATCGCGGCGTCGGCCGTGATGATCGAGCACGGCGGCAGCCTGATCGATTTCGGACGCGACCCGCATCCGTATTGA
- a CDS encoding WbqC family protein: MSGAPMNRDAKRVAIVQSNYIPWKGYFDLIAASDEFILYDDAQYTRRDWRNRNQIKTPQGVQWLSVPVKVKGKYHQSIRETEIDGADWAPLHWKRLQQNYARAPHFARYADELEALYTGRTYGMLSELNFAMLTWTLRQLEIDTRVSSSSDYELHGDRTEKLLNLCVQAGATEYLSGPAARSYLDEKLFADAGVAVRWFDYPAYPEYPQQWGDFVHGVTVLDVLFNCGPDARRYALTSKA; the protein is encoded by the coding sequence ATGAGCGGTGCGCCCATGAACCGCGATGCGAAGCGGGTGGCGATCGTCCAGTCCAACTACATCCCGTGGAAGGGCTACTTCGACCTGATCGCCGCCAGCGACGAGTTCATCCTCTACGACGACGCGCAGTACACGCGCCGCGACTGGCGCAACCGCAACCAGATCAAGACGCCGCAGGGCGTGCAATGGCTGAGCGTGCCGGTGAAGGTGAAGGGCAAGTACCACCAGTCGATCCGCGAAACGGAAATCGACGGCGCGGACTGGGCGCCGCTGCACTGGAAGCGCCTGCAGCAGAACTATGCGCGCGCGCCGCACTTCGCGCGCTACGCGGACGAGCTCGAAGCGCTTTACACCGGCCGCACGTACGGGATGCTGAGCGAGCTGAATTTCGCGATGCTGACGTGGACCCTGCGGCAACTGGAGATCGACACGCGCGTGTCGTCGTCTTCGGACTACGAACTGCACGGCGACCGCACCGAGAAGCTGCTGAACCTGTGCGTGCAGGCGGGCGCGACCGAGTACCTGTCGGGCCCGGCCGCGCGCAGCTACCTGGACGAGAAGCTGTTCGCCGACGCCGGGGTCGCGGTGCGCTGGTTCGACTACCCGGCCTATCCCGAGTATCCGCAGCAGTGGGGCGACTTCGTCCACGGCGTGACGGTGCTCGACGTGCTGTTCAACTGCGGCCCCGACGCGCGCCGGTACGCGCTGACCTCGAAAGCGTGA